Proteins from one Desmodus rotundus isolate HL8 chromosome 9, HLdesRot8A.1, whole genome shotgun sequence genomic window:
- the HSD11B1L gene encoding hydroxysteroid 11-beta-dehydrogenase 1-like protein isoform X7, with protein MQVNFLSYVQLTSLALPSLTDSKGSLVVVSSLLGRVPTSFSSPYSAAKFALESFFSSLRRELDMQDVNVAITMCVLGVQDRASAAEGVRGVTRAKSALGPKAALAVIRGSATRTSCVFYPWRFHVLCLLRAWLPRPKAWFIRQELNVTVTAAA; from the exons GTGAACTTCCTGAGTTACGTGCAACTGACTTCGTTGGCGCTGCCCAGTCTGACGGACAGCAAGGGCTCCCTGGTGGTGGTGTCCTCGCTGCTCG GCCGCGTGCCCACGTCCTTCTCAAGCCCCTATTCAGCGGCCAAGTTTGCACTGGAGAGTTTCTTCAGCTCCCTGCGGCGGGAGCTGGACATGCAGGATGTGAACGTGGCCATCACCATGTGCGTCCTGGGCGTCCAGGATCGCGCCTCAGCTGCGGAGGGAGTCAG GGGTGTCACAAGGGCCAAGTCAGCCCTGGGACCCAAGGCAGCCCTAGCTGTGATTCGCGGCAGTGCCACACGCACCTCCTGCGTCTTCTACCCGTGGCGCTTCCACGTGCTCTGCCTGCTTCGGGCCTGGCTGCCTCGCCCAAAAGCCTGGTTCATCCGCCAGGAGCTCAATGTCACTGTCACTGCTGCTGCCTGA